A region of Vigna radiata var. radiata cultivar VC1973A chromosome 10, Vradiata_ver6, whole genome shotgun sequence DNA encodes the following proteins:
- the LOC106775028 gene encoding sucrose synthase 6, with protein MASSPILRDKELVTDDMPDDALRQSRQHVKRCFAKYIEKGRRIIKLHELMEEMEQVIDDNMQRNRVLEGNLGFLLSSTQEAAVDPPYVAFAVRPNPGVWEFVRVSFQDLSVEPITSTDYLKFKEIVYDKEWANDENAFEADFGAFDFPIPNLTLPSSIGNGLHFVSKFLTSRFSGKLTKTQPIVDYLLSLNHGGENLMISDTLSSAAKLQLALMVADGYLSALPRDAPYQDFETKLKEWGFERGWGDTAGRVKETMGTLSEVLQAPDAVTLEKFFSSVPTIFNVVIFSIHGYFGQADVLGLPDTGGQVVYILDQVRALEAELLLRIKQQGLNIKPQILVVTRLIPDAQGTKCNQELELINGTKYSNILRVPFHTDKGILRQWVSRFDIYPYLERFTQDATAKILSLMEGKPDLIIGNYTDGNLVASLMANRLKITQGTIAHALEKTKYEDSDVKWKELDPKYHFSCQFMADIIAMNASDFIITSTYQEIAGSKDRPGQYESHAAFTLPGLCRVVSGINVFDPKFNIAAPGADQSVYFPYTEKDRNFTQFYPVIEDLLYSEVDTNEHIGYLENRRKPIIFSMARFDVVKNLTGLVEWYGQNQRLRKMVNLVIVGGFFDPLKSKDREEMAEIRKMHDLVEKYRLKGQFRWIAAQTDRYRNGELYRFIADTKGAFVQPALYEAFGLTVIEAMNSGLPTFATNQGGPAEIIVDGISGFHIDPHNGEESSNKIADFFEKCLQDSTHWNGISAAGLHRINECYTWKIYANKMLDMGNMYTFWRRVNNQQKVAKQSYIKMFYNLMFKNLTIPVPSYEPQQPQQPQQAVTKKKSVRKQSTSKR; from the exons ATGGCTTCTTCACCGATCTTGAGAGACAAAGAATTGGTAACTGATGACATGCCTGATGATGCTTTGAGGCAAAGTAGGCAGCATGTGAAGAGGTGTTTTGCTAAGTACATTGAGAAGGGGAGAAGGATTATAAAGCTTCATGAATTGATGGAAGAAATGGAGCAAGTTATAGATGACAACATGCAGAGAAATCGAGTATTAGAGGGGAATCTTGGCTTCTTATTGAGTTCTACACag GAAGCTGCTGTTGATCCACCTTATGTGGCCTTTGCAGTAAGGCCAAATCCTGGAGTCTGGGAATTTGTAAGAGTGAGCTTTCAGGATCTTTCAGTTGAACCAATCACTTCCACAGATTATCTCAAATTCAAGGAAATTGTATATGACAAAGAATG GGCAAACGATGAAAACGCATTTGAAGCAGATTTTGGAGCATTTGATTTCCCTATTCCGAACTTGACTCTGCCTTCTTCAATTGGAAATGGGCTCCATTTTGTTTCTAAGTTCTTAACTTCAAGGTTTAGCGGGAAACTGACCAAAACACAACCTATTGTTGACTACTTGTTATCACTAAACCATGGTGGTGAA AATCTGATGATAAGTGACACCCTCAGCTCTGCTGCAAAGCTTCAGCTGGCACTGATGGTGGCGGATGGATATCTCTCAGCACTTCCAAGGGATGCCCCTTATCAAGATTTTGAGACAAA GCTCAAAGAGTGGGGGTTTGAGAGAGGATGGGGAGATACTGCAGGAAGAGTGAAGGAGACAATGGGAACTCTATCAGAAGTACTCCAAGCTCCTGATGCAGTGACCCTGGAGAAATTTTTTAGCAGTGTTCCTACAATTTTCAATGTTGTGATATTCTCTATCCATGGTTATTTTGGACAAGCAGATGTTCTTGGCTTGCCAGACACTGGTGGACAG GTAGTGTACATATTGGATCAAGTTAGAGCTCTTGAAGCAGAGTTGTTGCTTAGAATTAAGCAACAAGGCCTAAATATAAAGCCTCAGATTCTAGTG GTCACAAGACTCATCCCTGATGCTCAAGGAACCAAGTGCAATCAGGAGTTGGAACTAATCAATGGAACTAAGTACTCCAATATTCTACGTGTTCCTTTTCATACAGATAAAGGAATCCTGCGTCAATGGGTTTCTCGTTTTGACATCTATCCTTATCTTGAGAGGTTTACTCAA GATGCCACAGCCAAGATTCTCAGCCTCATGGAAGGAAAACCAGATCTTATTATTGGAAATTACACTGATGGGAATTTGGTAGCATCTCTCATGGCTAACAGACTTAAGATAACTCAG GGAACTATTGCACATGCTTTGGAGAAAACTAAGTATGAAGATTCAGATGTCAAGTGGAAAGAATTAGATCCTAAGTACCACTTCTCATGTCAATTCATGGCTGATATAATAGCAATGAATGCATCAGATTTCATCATAACCAGCACCTATCAGGAAATTGCTGGAAG CAAGGATAGACCAGGACAATATGAAAGCCATGCTGCATTTACACTCCCAGGGCTGTGTAGGGTTGTTTCAGGCATAAATGTATTTGATCCAAAGTTCAACATAGCTGCACCTGGAGCTGATCAATCTGTCTACTTTCCTTACACAGAAAAAGACAGAAATTTCACTCAATTTTATCCTGTCATTGAAGACCTGTTGTACAGTGAAGTGGATACCAATGAACATAT TGGATATCTAGAAAACAGGAGAAAACCCATCATCTTTTCAATGGCAAGGTTTGATGTTGTCAAGAACTTAACTGGGTTAGTTGAGTGGTATGGACAGAACCAAAGGTTGAGAAAAATGGTGAACCTTGTCATAGTTGGAGGCTTCTTTGACCCTTTGAAATCCAAAGACAGGGAGGAAATGGCAGAGATAAGAAAGATGCATGATCTGGTAGAAAAGTACCGACTCAAGGGTCAATTCAGATGGATTGCTGCACAAACTGACAGATACCGCAATGGAGAGCTCTACCGCTTCATTGCTGATACAAAGGGAGCTTTTGTGCAGCCTGCTTTGTATGAAGCATTTGGTCTCACTGTCATTGAAGCAATGAACTCTGGTTTACCTACTTTTGCCACCAACCAAGGAGGTCCGGCAGAAATCATTGTTGACGGAATCTCTGGCTTCCACATTGATCCCCACAATGGAGAAGAATCAAGCAACAAAATTGCTGATTTCTTTGAAAAATGCTTACAAGATTCAACACACTGGAATGGAATTTCAGCAGCAGGATTGCACCGCATAAATGAATG CTACACATGGAAGATCTATGCAAACAAGATGTTGGATATGGGGAACATGTATACCTTCTGGAGGCGGGTGAATAATCAACAAAAAGTGGCAAAGCAAAGTTACATTAAGATGTTCTACAATCTCATGTTCAAGAATTTG ACTATACCTGTTCCAAGTTATGAACCTCAGCAACCTCAGCAACCTCAGCAAGCAGTGACTAAGAAGAAAAGTGTCAGAAAACAAAGCACGAG CAAGCGTTGA
- the LOC106774513 gene encoding glutathione S-transferase F11: MVVKVYGDVRAACPQRVMMCLLEKGVDFELVPIDLQQGQHKTPQFLLLQPFGQVPVVEDGDFRLFESRAIIRYYATKYAERGSELLGKTLEERALVEQWLEVEAHNFNNLCFTIMFQRVILPRMGNVGNLTLADKSEKDLGKVLDVYESRLSESAYLAGDFFSLADLSHLPGLGHLIEEAKLGHLVTERKNVCAWWQKISSRPAWMKLKDLAH, encoded by the exons ATGGTGGTGAAGGTGTATGGTGATGTAAGGGCAGCATGCCCTCAAAGAGTGATGATGTGCCTCTTGGAGAAAGGAGTAGACTTTGAACTTGTGCCTATTGATCTTCAACAGGGACAACATAAGACACCTCAATTCCTTCTCCTACAG CCCTTTGGTCAAGTTCCAGTTGTGGAAGACGGTGATTTCAGGCTCTTTG AATCAAGAGCTATTATAAGGTACTATGCAACAAAATATGCAGAGCGTGGTAGTGAGCTATTGGGTAAAACCTTAGAGGAAAGGGCTTTGGTGGAGCAGTGGCTTGAAGTAGAAGCACACAACTTCAATAATTTGTGCTTCACCATAATGTTTCAGCGTGTGATCCTACCAAGGATGGGTAACGTAGGGAACTTGACCTTGGCAGACAAAAGTGAGAAAGATTTAGGGAAGGTCCTTGATGTATATGAAAGTAGGCTCTCTGAAAGCGCATACCTTGCAGGAGATTTTTTCTCTTTGGCTGATCTCAGCCACCTTCCAGGGCTTGGACATCTTATTGAGGAAGCCAAACTTGGCCACTTGGTTACTGAGAGGAAGAATGTCTGTGCTTGGTGGCAGAAAATTTCAAGCAGGCCAGCTTGGATGAAGTTAAAGGATCTGGCTCACTAA